One Cardiocondyla obscurior isolate alpha-2009 linkage group LG16, Cobs3.1, whole genome shotgun sequence genomic region harbors:
- the LOC139109146 gene encoding uncharacterized protein has product MRSAAVCIAFVLTYTSGSFVAGLRYIDPQAGSGGDIGDKRLDLAEPSCDELRAMWRYTKRQSRAAKTTNGYPMYPYPNIWPRTAMFPDRIKLSREYTRDLVAPTRLKLREELEGRHGGRPRSRAAGGAPIYGRMVHKAPAGSRWRNAMRGPSRLRVVEDLSRHFGTVNTGPYAPNNNRRFRVGGGISAQVPQSGSFEALKNLIQAERARELQEQHLAEEMAAKSAAYRDGKDLTSEEQLLNRQQSRKQFSNPLPLLEMTPKVNYDYNQRRYNNPPNIGQAWSRSGPLSREYMLP; this is encoded by the exons ATGCGCTCCGCGGCCGTGTGCATCGCCTTCGTCCTGACGTACACGAGCGGGTCATTTGTCGCGGGTCTGCGATACATCGATCCGCAGGCGGGAAGCGGCGGCGACATCGGCGACAAACGACTGGACCTGGCCGAGCCGTCGTGCGACGAGCTGCGCGCAATGTGGAGATACACCAAGAGGCAGAGCAGAGCTGCTAAAACCACCAACGGATACCCGATGTACCCGTATCCCAATATATGGCCGCGCACAGCAATGTTTCCTGATCGCATTAAATTATCCAGGGAATACACGCGAG ATCTCGTCGCTCCCACACGACTGAAGCTGCGAGAAGAGCTAGAAG GAAGACACGGCGGACGGCCGCGTAGCCGGGCAGCTGGGGGTGCGCCGATTTACGGGAGGATGGTGCACAAGGCGCCGGCAGGAAGCAGATGGCGAAACGCGATGCGAGGTCCATCGCGTTTGAGAGTCGTCGAGGATCTCTCGCGGCACTTCGGGACCGTGAACACGGGACCATACGCGCCCAACAATAATCGCCGCTTCCGCGTTGGCGGCGGTATCTCGGCACAAGTTCCTCAATCTGGCAGTTTCGAGGCGCTTAAGAATCTCATCCAGGCCGAGAGAGCACGCGAATTGCAG GAGCAACATCTAGCCGAAGAGATGGCGGCGAAAAGCGCCGCTTATAGAGACGGTAAAGATCTAACCAGCGAGGAGCAATTGCTGAACAGACAACAATCGCGAAAGCAATTCTCTAACCCGTTGCCACTTCTAGAAATGACACCAAAAGTCAATTACGATTACAATCAGCGGCGCTATAATAATCCGCCTAACATTGGTCAAGCCTGGTCG agGAGCGGACCTCTTTCGCGAGAATACATGTTACCTTAG